One genomic region from Argentina anserina chromosome 2, drPotAnse1.1, whole genome shotgun sequence encodes:
- the LOC126783601 gene encoding protein TIC 20-I, chloroplastic-like translates to MIPNACARPSGLGSVNSGVCKPSICSSPVLSCVPRFRSKSASQCISSWSSHQKAMPLVHPCAASSPFFSGDQGSLLRTIPTLQRRGRSSMAPQASKDVPYSFRFPPMMKKPKWWWRTLACLPYLMPLHETWMYAETAYHLHPFLEDFEFFTYPFLGAIGSLPSWFLMAYFFVAYLGIVRRKEWPHFFRFHVVMGMLLEIALQVIGTVSRWMPLAVYWGKFGMHFWTAVAFAYLFTVLECIRCALAGMYADIPFVCDAAYIQIPYD, encoded by the exons ATGATTCCAAATGCGTGTGCTAGACCCAGTGGGTTAGGCTCTGTGAATTCGGGAGTATGTAAGCCGTCGATATGCAGTAGCCCTGTGTTGTCATGTGTTCCTCGTTTTCGGAGCAAGAGTGCTTCTCAATGCATCAGTTCATGGAGTTCTCATCAGAAAG CTATGCCACTTGTGCATCCTTGTGCTGCATCAAGCCCATTTTTCAGTGGGGATCAAGGCAGCCTTCTACGCACCATCCCCACATTGCAAAGGCGAGGCAGATCTAGTATGGCTCCTCAAGCGTCTAAGGATGTCCCATACAGTTTTCGGTTCCCTCCCATGATGAAGAAGCCAAAGTGGTGGTGGAGGACATTAGCATGTCTCCCTTACTTGATGCCCCTACACGAGACATGGATGTATGCTGAGACAGCCTATCACTTGCACCCGTTCCTGGAAGACTTTGAGTTCTTCACATACCCTTTCCTTGGCGCGATTGGGAGCTTGCCCAGCTGGTTTTTGATGGCATACTTTTTCGTTGCATATCTTGGAATTGTGAGGAGAAAGGAGTGGCCTCACTTCTTCAGATTTCATGTAGTGATGGGCATGCTTCTGGAGATTGCCTTGCAAGTAATAGGGACTGTGAGCCGTTGGATGCCACTTGCTGTTTACTGGGGCAAATTCGGGATGCACTTTTGGACAGCCGTTGCATTTGCTTACCTATTTACAGTGTTGGAGTGCATACGCTGTGCTCTTGCCGGTATGTACGCTGATATCCCATTTGTTTGTGATGCTGCATATATTCAAATTCCCTATGACTAA